A region from the Musa acuminata AAA Group cultivar baxijiao chromosome BXJ1-10, Cavendish_Baxijiao_AAA, whole genome shotgun sequence genome encodes:
- the LOC135595238 gene encoding importin subunit beta-1-like, with translation MEITQVLLSAQSSDGQIRTVAEANLKQFQEQNLPLFLLSLSVELSSEQKPPESRRLAGIILKNSLDAKDAVRKEELTQKWVSVDASIKAKIKESWLQTLGSSVSEARHTSSQVIAKVASIEIPRCEWLDLIGRLLKNMTQPDAPAPLKQATLEALGYVCEEVCPQDLEQDQVNAVLTAVVQGMNQMEHSSEVRLAAVKALYNALDFAQTNFENEVERNFIMKIVCETAMSKELEIRQAALECLVSVASTYYEYLEPYMQSLFDLTANAVRVDEETVALQAIEFWSSICDEEIQIQEEIGEDGGSSSPHSNFIKQALPVLVPLMLETLLKQEDQDQEDGVWNLSMAGGTCLGLVARTVGDAIVPLVMPFVENNVTKSDWRSHEAATFAFGLILEGPSIEKLAPLVHAGLEFLLNAMNHQNSHVKDTTAWTLGRIFEFLHSASSEYPILTTTNLPRIVSVLLESIRDAPNVAEKVCGAIYFLAQGYEDDGSNSSMLTPYLGDIVSALLSTADRTDTNNVRLRSSAYETLNEIVRCSSIPETSNMIAHLLHEIMTRLSKTLELQIVSSEDREKQSDLQALLCGVIQVILQKLSYSNETKSIIFQSADQMMILFLQVFACRSSTVHEEAMLAIGALAYATGPEFANCMQEFYKYLEMGLQNFEEYQVCSISVGVVGDICRALDEKVLPFCDGIMSQLLKDLSSPMLHRSVKPPIFSCFGDIALAISEHFEKYIPFVIPMLQGAAELCYQLDVNDDDMREYGNQLRQGIFEAYSGILQGFKSSKSALMFPYASPLLKFIEAVVMDKNRDEEVTKAAVAVMGDLADTLGSNTKVLFKDVTFHMDLFGECFRSDNDQLKETATWAQGMIRRVLVS, from the exons ATGGAGATCACCCAGGTCCTGTTGTCTGCTCAATCTTCTGATGGGCAGATTCGAACTGTTGCTGAAGCAAACCTTAAGCAGTTTCAGGAACaaaatctccctctttttctacTTTCTTTATCTGTTGAGCTATCAAGTGAACAAAAGCCTCCTGAGTCTCGGAGACTTGCTGGTATCATACTTAAGAATTCCCTAGATGCAAAGGATGCAGTACGGAAGGAAGAACTGACTCAGAAGTGGGTCAGTGTGGATGCATCTATCAAAGCCAAAATCAAGGAATCCTGGTTGCAGACTCTTGGATCATCAGTATCTGAAGCACGTCACACATCATCCCAAGTCATTGCCAAGGTTGCATCCATCGAGATACCACGGTGTGAATGGCTGGACCTTATAGGGCGGTTGCTAAAAAACATGACTCAGCCAGATGCCCCTGCTCCTTTGAAGCAAGCAACCCTGGAGGCACTGGGGTATGTTTGTGAGGAGGTATGTCCTCAGGACTTGGAGCAGGATCAAGTAAATGCTGTTCTCACTGCTGTCGTTCAGGGCATGAACCAGATGGAACATAGTTCTGAAGTCCGCCTTGCAGCTGTGAAGGCACTTTATAATGCTCTAGATTTTGCTCAGACTAACTTTGAGAATGAGGTAGAGAGGAACTTCATCATGAAAATTGTCTGTGAGACTGCTATGTCAAAAGAGTTGGAGATCAGACAAGCGGCACTTGAGTGTCTTGTTTCTGTAGCCTCTACATATTATGAGTATCTTGAGCCTTACATGCAAAGCCTCTTTGATTTGACTGCAAATGCAGTGAGAGTAGATGAGGAGACTGTTGCTCTTCAAGCCATTGAGTTTTGGAGCTCTATATGTGATGAAGAGATTCAAATTCAAGAGGAAATTGGGGAAGATGGTGGGAGCTCTTCTCCCCATTCTAATTTTATAAAACAAGCACTTCCTGTGCTGGTGCCATTGATGTTAGAAACATTGCTGAAGCAAGAGGATCAGGACCAGGAAGATGGTGTTTGGAATCTGTCTATGGCGGGTGGGACCTGCCTTGGACTTGTCGCAAGAACCGTTGGGGATGCAATTGTGCCCCTTGTGATGCCATTTGTGGAGAATAATGTAACAAAGAGTGACTGGCGAAGTCATGAGGCAGCTACTTTTGCATTCGGGTTAATTCTTGAAGGTCCATCCATTGAAAAGCTTGCACCACTTGTTCATGCTGGACTTGAGTTCCTGTTGAATGCAATGAATCACCAAAATAGTCATGTCAAGGACACAACAGCATGGACCCTTGGTAGGATCTTTGAGTTTCTGCATTCTGCAAGTAGTGAATATCCAATTTTGACTACCACAAACCTTCCCCGAATCGTGTCTGTATTACTGGAAAGTATTAGAGATGCTCCAAATGTGGCTGAGAAAGTTTGTGGAGCCATTTATTTCCTTGCCCAGGGCTATGAGGATGACGGTTCCAATTCATCAATGCTCACACCTTATCTTGGTGATATTGTTTCAGCTCTCCTCTCTACAGCTGATCGTACCGACACAAACAATGTGAGGCTTCGTTCATCTGCATATGAAACACTGAATGAGATAGTTCGATGTAGCAGTATACCTGAAACTTCAAACATGATTGCCCATCTACTCCATGAAATCATGACTAGATTGAGCAAGACTCTGGAGCTTCAGATCGTCTCTTCGGAGGACAGGGAAAAGCAGAGTGATCTGCAAGCCCTGCTATGTGGTGTTATTCAAGTAATATTACAGAAATTGAGTTACTCAAATGAGACAAAGTCTATAATTTTTCAGTCTGCTGATCAGATGATGATCCTGTTTCTACAAGTTTTTGCTTGCCGCAGTTCTACCGTGCACGAAGAAGCAATGCTTGCAATTGGAGCCCTTGCTTATGCCACAGGCCCTGAATTTGCAAATTGCATGCAAGAGTTCTACAAGTATCTGGAGATGGGCTTGCAGAACTTTGAGGAATATCAGGTCTGCTCTATATCTGTTGGCGTGGTTGGTGATATCTGTCGTGCATTAGATGAAAAGGTTCTTCCATTTTGTGATGGTATCATGAGTCAACTTCTAAAAGACCTCTCCAGTCCTATGCTTCATCGGTCTGTAAAGCCTCCTATATTTTCATGCTTTGGAGATATTGCTCTTGCAATCAGTGAGCATTTTGAAAAGTACATTCCTTTTGTGATACCGATGCTGCAAGGAGCTGCAGAACTCTGCTATCAACTTGATGTAAATGATGATGATATGCGAGAATATGGTAATCAGCTTAGACAGGGTATTTTTGAGGCTTACTCTGGCATACTTCAGGGGTTTAAAAGTTCCAAGTCAGCTCTGATGTTTCCTTACGCAAGTCCTCTTCTGAAGTTCATAGAAGCTGTTGTTATGGATAAGAATAG GGATGAAGAGGTAACTAAGGCTGCCGTGGCAGTGATGGGAGATCTTGCAGACACTCTTGGTTCAAACACAAAGGTCCTATTTAAGGATGTTAccttccatatggacttatttgggGAGTGTTTTCGATCAGACAATGACCAGTTGAAGGAGACTGCCACTTGGGCTCAAGGAATGATTCGACGAGTATTAGTTTCTTAA
- the LOC103999606 gene encoding uncharacterized protein LOC103999606 yields MGRTPRAIVEDDYETEQQKQAAADVLYQYSQFVMVCIGEGVRPTDLRLHLMKELSGMPTSLKKEPLPDSPSSTGEPSSSGSMKRDKSHSS; encoded by the exons ATGGGGCGGACGCCGAGGGCGATCGTGGAGGATGATTACGAG ACTGAACAACAAAAGCAAGCTGCTGCTGATGTTTTGTACCAGTATTCTCAATTTGTTATGGTGTGTATTGGGGAGGGAGTTCGGCCAACTGATCTCAGATTGCACTTAATGAAG GAACTTTCAGGAATGCCAACATCATTAAAGAAAGAGCCTTTGCCAGATTCCCCCTCCTCGACAGGCGAACCATCATCTTCGGGGTCAATGAAAAGGGACAAATCTCACAGCTCATAA
- the LOC135594893 gene encoding protein LIGHT-DEPENDENT SHORT HYPOCOTYLS 5-like, with product MDPDPAASSVAGDPSPPPPPPPPQQQQQQPPSRYESQKRRDWNTFLQYLRSHRPPLTLAGCSGAHVIEFLKYLDQFGKTKVHAPGCTFFGHPNPPAPCVCPLKQAWGSLDALIGRLRAAYEENDGHQDSNPFGARAVGVYLRQVKENQAKARGIPYEKKKKKRKRFQDTETPSEGRSVGGAGAEASLSAAVAVSGASATGTSTVAEAFSTSTAVGDGSLAPPAGSSAP from the coding sequence ATGGATCCTGACCCGGCCGCATCGTCTGTCGCCGGTGATCCATCTCCGCCAcccccaccaccacctcctcagcagcagcagcagcagccaccgAGTCGGTACGAGTCGCAGAAGCGGCGGGACTGGAACACGTTCCTGCAGTACCTGAGGAGCCACAGGCCGCCGCTGACCCTGGCGGGCTGCAGCGGGGCTCACGTGATCGAGTTCTTGAAGTACCTGGACCAGTTCGGGAAGACGAAGGTGCACGCGCCCGGATGCACCTTCTTCGGCCACCCGAACCCGCCGGCGCCGTGCGTGTGCCCGCTGAAGCAGGCCTGGGGCTCGCTCGACGCACTCATCGGGCGCCTCCGGGCCGCCTACGAGGAGAACGACGGCCACCAGGACTCCAACCCCTTCGGCGCGAGGGCCGTCGGCGTCTACCTTCGGCAGGTGAAGGAGAATCAGGCCAAAGCTCGCGGCATCCcttacgagaagaagaagaagaagcggaagCGCTTCCAGGACACGGAAACCCCCAGCGAAGGGAGATCGGTTGGCGGAGCCGGAGCGGAGGCTTCGCTGTCCGCAGCCGTTGCTGTTTCCGGTGCGAGTGCAACTGGCACTAGTACTGTGGCTGAGGCTTTTAGCACTTCAACGGCAGTCGGAGACGGATCGCTTGCGCCGCCGGCTGGCTCATCAGCTCCTTAA